A segment of the Candidatus Eisenbacteria bacterium genome:
TCTCCGAACCTGGTCTGATGCTCACCCTTCTGCTGGCCTGCGGTTTTCTCATCCTCGGATCGATCGCGGTGGAAAGATCGGGTTTGCGCTGGGATCTTACACGGCAAAAAATCTACACATTGAAACCGGGCTCCCATGAGATTGTGAACGAAATACAAAACAAGGTCGAAATGATCGCCTTCTTAAAAGAGGGGACCTCGACCTGGAGAGAGGCCGGCGAGCTTCTTGGAATCTACGTTGCTTCATCGCGGAAAATCGAGATGCGGCGTGTTGATCCTGACCAGGATCCGGCCACGGCGAGAAAATATGGTGTCGGTGAAGTCGGCCTTATTTTACTCCGCAGCGGCGATCGCGAGGAGCGTGTCACCGATCTCTCTGAGCAGGCTTTGACCGCTGGTCTTATCCGGCTGATCAGCGGCAAAGGGAGAAGCATCCTTTTCAGCCGGGGGCATGAAGAGCTTTCGCCGAGCGCCGTCGATCCCACCGGCCTCTCCAAACTGACCCGGTTTCTGTCCGATGATGGGTACCAGGTCGGCGTCACCGATCTCCTTGATCCGGCCCATTTCCCCGATCCCCCGGGGGTTGTTGTCATTGCCGGGCCGCGCCATGACTTGATACCCGGTGAGATTCGAAATCTCCAGGAGTTTCTTGACCGCGGGGGGCGCGCCGCCATCTTTCTTGATCCGGGCGTCAAAACAGAACTTTCACAGCCTTTTCTCTCCAGCGGCATCATCCTGGGTGACGGCCCGATCGAGTTGACGGAAGCGACGTCGAAGCGACTGGGTCTTGATGAGGGCCAGATCCTGGCGGATCCGACGAATGACCATCCCGCCTCATCCTATCTCGGAACGCGGGCCCTGCTTGTGGGCGCCCGTCCCGTCGAGAGTTCCGAACCGGGACGGCAAATCTCGGAATCTTCTACATTATTGCGGACTCTCGCCGGGCAAGGCGGAGAAGCGCCGGCTGATCCGTCCTATAGCGTCGCCGTCGCTTCCGCCTGGCAAATCCATGCGCCCGATGATAATCTCACCAGATTCCGGGAACGCCCGTGGGCGCGGCTCATTGTGGTGGGTGACTCCGATCTTTTAACGAACCGCTATCTTGAGAGACAGGGGAACCGCCAGGTTGTCATGTCCTTTATACATTGGTTGGCCGAGGAAGATATCCTGCTGCGGTCCGAGGCGAAACAGCAACAGCCGGTGCTGTTGCTGGATGAAACCATCATTCGAACCCTCTGGCTGATCATGATGATTTTGCTTCCTTTGGCCTTTCTCCTTCTGGGAATTACTATCTGGTTGAGACGGCGCTCGGTGGGAAGGGGATGAGATCAAGAATCTGGATACAGATCTTATTAGCCGGCGGCATCCTGCTTCTCTGGTATTACATTGCGCACCACCCGAACAATTTGTTACCAGAA
Coding sequences within it:
- a CDS encoding GldG family protein, with amino-acid sequence MKQTRPFVLLLISCVIVLLGVLWSALHNGHPGFPGRLLWITGGAGFLFFLVRTGDEIRFFILHLRSFSEPGLMLTLLLACGFLILGSIAVERSGLRWDLTRQKIYTLKPGSHEIVNEIQNKVEMIAFLKEGTSTWREAGELLGIYVASSRKIEMRRVDPDQDPATARKYGVGEVGLILLRSGDREERVTDLSEQALTAGLIRLISGKGRSILFSRGHEELSPSAVDPTGLSKLTRFLSDDGYQVGVTDLLDPAHFPDPPGVVVIAGPRHDLIPGEIRNLQEFLDRGGRAAIFLDPGVKTELSQPFLSSGIILGDGPIELTEATSKRLGLDEGQILADPTNDHPASSYLGTRALLVGARPVESSEPGRQISESSTLLRTLAGQGGEAPADPSYSVAVASAWQIHAPDDNLTRFRERPWARLIVVGDSDLLTNRYLERQGNRQVVMSFIHWLAEEDILLRSEAKQQQPVLLLDETIIRTLWLIMMILLPLAFLLLGITIWLRRRSVGRG